TCCTTCTCACTAAAACAGAAAGATAATCTGGCGCAATACCTAATGACTTCGCATAAAATGCGACCGTTTTCTCCTCCCGGAAATGGATTTCCAATAACTTCAAAAATTTCGATACAATCCACGATGCGCGATCTCCCGAATGAATATCGTTGTCCAGTTCATTCTCAATAAGATCACCGATCAAGGTTAAAACCAGCTGCACGCGTAAACTAACAATATGGTGAGTTACTTTTCCTATATCCTGACCAATCATTGTCAATTCAAAAAAGACTTTCTCTGCGATATCCTTAGGCATATCTATAACAGGACAATTATTAAGGTACAAAGTGGTAAAGACCGATTTAATTAATCGCGTTTCCACGAAATTTTTGGAAAGAATTAGCTTATGCCCTTTGCTTTCTGCCTCTGTTTTCCACGAATGGATCTGACCGGGGAATGATATGTGTACTTGGTTGTCTTTATCTTCGTATTCCACTAAATCTATTGAATGCCATCCGCGACATTCTTCAAAAAAAAGAAACACATAAGAATCCGGTGCCCAAAAATTGGAGTTTTCACTTGCTCCCAAAAGCGGGAGATATGTAATATCATCCTTAACACTGGATTCCCAATCAAGATCTTTCGTTATTTGTTTATCTTTCATTAATTACTTGATAACTTGATATAAATACTGTTTAGTTAAACATTGCACCATTATATTTATAATATGTGACTTCAAAATAGATTTCTCCAAATGATGGTAAAATCTGCCGGATAGTTTTTGAAGGATGGGAATTAATCTTTGAATATGCGCAACGTCAAGTAAAAAAATATAGTTTAGGAGCTTTTTCATATAAGTATTTGTAAGTATGCAAGACAAAGCTATCAATATATAATATTGATAGTTAATCTTTTATGTTATATATATTGTGTTTTCTATTATATATTTCACAAATTAGATGGGTTAATTCCCTACCAATTTCAGCTCCACGAGCCTAACGGACACAAAAAAATTATAATTCTTGCTAATAGCAATAAAATTAAAAGTCCAGTAGGAATTTTGGGTTCCATTGAACATGAAAAATCCCCTACACCATGATCAGAATATGGAAATAGGGGATTAGCTGTTAAAAGTTACAAAGATTTAGTTATTGACAACATTCCGTACACAGCGGATCGTAACTCCTCTGTTATATGCAACCTCCTGTACCGAAGTGTTTCCAAAGGATCCATTGTTTATTTCAGCATAGAGTGACGAGCTTGTATTATTGCTTGTATATCTATTACTTCTATACAATAAGATACCCGTGCCTGAAGCACTTCCCGAAGGTTGTTGTTGCACATTTCCATTAGCGTCACGAATACCATAATAGGAAAGTACCAACTGATTATCAGGGTATGCCGAGTTTGCCGGTTGTGACGTTTGCCATGTCATGCTGTGTCTATATCCATCAGACACCCGTGTAGTAGATGTCGAGCGATTTCCATTCTGCGATAATTCTGTGATCTCGTGTGGACTATTTAGCTCCTGTGGCAATCTCCAAGTTCCTTCTGGATAAACACGTCTACACTCATCAACAGTCTGATAATCTGTCCCTTTAGGTGTAGCAGTTCCGAAATTCCAGAATTCAGTATTGACATTAGCATATGCATACTGGTTATTTGGTCTGAAACGATAAGCATCTGATTTACCTTGAGTATAACTAGAACCATAAAGCTTATTTGCATCATAGATCAAGTTTGTCCTAGCCCACAAAAGACCTTTCACATTTACACCCGACTCAATCAATCTTACATTGGTTTTCGATAATGTACCTTTTGTCAATGATAAAGAAGAACTGTGGCTGATCGGCACAATTGTATTTGACGAGAAGTTTCTTGAAGTATTGTCATCAAGCGTGATGCTCAATGCATTTAATTTTACCTTCAGGTTATTCGCCGCAACAGTAGTAGATGTATTTGCTGTATAAAAACGGGCAACCTTTTCAGCATCTCCCCAGCGGCTATCAACAACAGTCATCTCTGAACCTTTAACGGGATCAGCATCCTTGAAGTTAGAAAAACTAGCATCATAAATATTAAAGTCACCAGTCTGGATAATATTGGTAAAAGTAGAACCCGAACCTGACCCAACAGAAAATGTAGAATTGCCTGTTATTTTGCCAAAAATACCTCGGGTGTTAACAGTAACATCAATAGCGGACATCTGTCTTAAGAAAAGAATATCCAAATAGTTTTGATCCTCCTGTGTTGTGATTTCACCGGAAGCAAACATAAAATCTTTGTTTGCTAAATCCGTACTGGAAATCTTGCCCGAAGCATCAATATCGGGAGCCGTGTTCGTATCATTGATCGAAATCGCGTACCATTTATATTTTTGGTTTGCAGCAACTTCCAGCTCTGGATCTTGTCCAGGAGTTAAAACACCATTGTATATAGGCGTTGAACTTCCATCCTTAATAAAGATCAAACGGAATTTTTTGTTTCCATTCATGGCGACATCTGCCGCACGCTTTGTTGGTGCACTTTTTGTCGATGCCTTCGATTGACCAGCTGAACCATCCTGACTGACTGCATTTGTCTGCATATCAACCATATAATCAAATTCATGAGACGATTGAATAGGAAGTTGAGCCTCGACTTTAGCATTCAATGCCGTTGATATTTGACTATTCCCAGCTGCCCTTGCACTAGCCAACAACTTATCAGAAACTCCCCCCTCTCCTGCAGAATTTACAGTGATCGTATTTTCACCATCTAAAAAATGTACAGCTCTGATAGCTATCTTGTGCTCTCCAGATGGAACATTAATATTATCTTTTTGCGATGAACATGACAGTGCTACCAAAGAGACCATGCCCAACATAATTGAACGATTCAATTTATTGTGATATTTTATCATTTTTTTAATTTTATTATTAAATGTCAAAGTCTTTACCGTTAGACCATCCAGAATTAAATTCTCTTTCATTGGGCACATCATCAGTCTTACCAGTGTTGATGTTTGCAGATCCAGCAGCAATTCCTTGCTCCAATTCTACAAGCTCTGTTGTAAGTCGGGGCGAGACATACTTCAATCTTTTTTTGATTTCTTTTTCCATAATCTTTTTTTAAATTATTTAATTATTTGTCATTTATAACAAGGGCAAAGCTACCAATATAAACACCTTGACTGTTAGTGTTTTATGTTTTGGAAATCATGATATTAGTTATAAAAATCCGAAATAACTTAATATTTGAGTGTACATCATGCTTCTGGTATCTCATACGAAGACGCTCATATCCTGCTTCATAGAAATTATCTTGTCAGCAAAAGCAACCTGAATTCCCTAAAAATTAGGGTAGTGAAGATGTATGAAGAAGAATTATTAAAATGGATTACGGGAAGGTATAGGGCTTCCAATTTATAATCATAGGTTTGATCGAAATGCTCCAGGCGTCATGCCCGTATATCTCCTAAAAAAAAACGTAAAATGGGAAAAAGATTTGAAGCCCAGCTCAAAAGATATCTCCTTAATCGTATAAGTTGAGCGGCCTAATAATTTTTTGGCTTCTGAAATAATTTTTTGGTAAATAACATCCAATGGTGATACCTGATATTGTTTTCTGCAGATCGTACCCAAATAATTGGGAGTAATACATAATTTTCCTGCATAAAATGCTACCCGCTTCTCCATTTTGTAATTCTGCTCTACAAGTGTGAGAAAACGAAAGCCTATATCATTTTGAACGGATTGTCCCGAAAGGCCGTACTTCTCCTTCAAAAATAGATTTATCATTAACGCCATTAACCTCGCCCGGGCATCAATAATCTCCGGAAATATTACTTCCGAGGTGATTTCGCTCCGGATCGCATTAAAATCCGCACTTAATTTATGATATATTTCATCGTTAAGTAGTATTGTTTCGCAATGATGAAGAAAGGAAAAGTTCTGTTTCAGCTTAGAAAATCCCCAAAGAACTGAATCATCTAGAATCAAGGTACGACCAGACGCCCCTGCTGGCAAATTCCACTTATATTCCCTGGATGGATAATAGATAAATAACTGTTTTGAAGTCAGTGCATAAATTTTATTCTCCGCAATACATTCACCATGACTGCAAATATCAATGATAACAATTGCCAAAGAGCTATCCGAAAAGCAACTAAACTCCTTAGCGTAAATTACCTCTTGATATATGACATTAATTTTTTGATTATCCAATTTCTAGCTCTAGCTCCATATTGTTGCCCGCTCAGATTCATAATAAATCTTTGCAAGCTATTTATCGCCAAAACTATCAATATAACCTTATTGAGTGGTAGCCTAAATTGTTATCTAAATTTTTACTTTAGTTATCAAAATCCGTAAAATTCAGTGTTTTATAAGATATTTTTAGATATACCTTTTTTGTAAGATATATTTAAACGCCCAGTTGGCAAACACTTCCTAAAATTGCAAAGAGCTACATGACGTAGCTCTTTGTCTAATAAATACGCAATAACCTCCCCCTATTTTGCGAGGTTTCCAATTCCCCGCAAAGAAAATATTGAATATTAAGCCACCGGTTTCATTTAATTGTTTATCAAAAAAAAATGATGACTACTCAGCGGAAATTTTACATGTATTGCCAATACTGACTATTCGGATTTAGGTTTGAAGCTATGCTATAGTGCGCATCGCTATCAACTTCTAGGCAGTCATTAACCAGCCAGAAGGCTTTCTTTTGATAACAGGCAATAACCGTGGTTATCAGATTCACCAATGAATCATATATTGGGATCGGCGTTCCGGTTCCCAGCAACGACGGGGAATACAAACATATCGTTTTATAAGCAGCGTTATCTTCATCCAGATTTATAAGTAAAATATTTTCATTTCCATCTGAAAACAATGGGAAATAATCCGGTTCAAACAGCTGTTTAGTGATCGCATGCGAATTATACACCCCCACAGCTTCCATTATACTGAACGGAATACCATCAGGAAAAATAAGCAATTGCTCAACTGATGATATACCCATATGACTAACGCCATTTTTCCATGTAAATAGATCATAGACCTCTTCACAAAAATCAACTCGATTCGCAGATGCTATTTTATCAATTTCTTCCTTAGCAATCCCTGTAGTTAATCGCTTAAACAAGGAAGGATGTATTTCCTCCAATACTTCCTCAAGGGTCTTGAGTAAATTTGTATCTAGTATCATAGTATTTCCTTTATTTTTGTGTAATCAATATATCCATATCACCTATCAAATTATATGATCTTGAGTAGGTTTCTAAAATTTATTCTAATCTTTTCAACCTAAACAACAACTGTTGTACGCTCTCCTGAATATCATCGACAATTGATTGCGAAAAAGATTCGGGAAATAACTTTTTTCTTCTGAGCTCTACGTCTTTATAAAAGTTTTCAATATATAATACGTAATCTTTTGGCCTTTCTGTTTTAGGTATGGTAATTTCCAGATTACCCTCCAGTGCAAAAGAGGTCTCAACAAGCCTGTCTGTTGCTTCAATCAGGGATTCTATAGCCTGATCCAGTGATATATGCGCCTCGTAACTTCCTTTACCGGTAATCGACCAATGAATTAATTTCAATGCATTCCGAAATGAAATTAAATCGCCTAGAAATAAAGAAGTTCCCTCTTTGTTTGATTTCAAGTTTGCCATTCTAATATTTTTAAAAGTTGGTTATTATTTGCTGATTTGCTATTTTGGAATAACCTTCACCCTGGGATCTAAAACCGATGATGAAGGTTATTTAAAATAAATAATTGATCGTCCCTATACCTCTTCGTATGGTACATCTGTAACATCGTCGTCAGAACTGTTCTGTACCTCAGCTCCTGCAGAGGTTTGTTGCGATCCTTTACCGTACATATCTTCGCTAGCGCTATTCCACGCCATGCTAAGATCAGCAGAGGCTTTTTCTATTCCAGCAATATCCCCTTCATCCTGTGCATATTTTAACGCTGAAATTGCTCCTTCAATTGCCTTTTTGTTTTCATCGGAAATCTTATCTCCATATTCCCGTAATTGCTTTTCCGACTGAAACAAAAGCCCATCAGCATGATTGAGGGCTTCTACTTTTTCCTTTGCGGCTTTGTCTGCAACCTCATTAGCTTTGGCATCAGCTTTCATTTTTTCGACCTCTTCTTTACTCAAACCACTCCCTGCTTCTATCCTGATGGTCTGCTCTTTACCCGTACCCTTATCTTTAGCACTCACATTCAAAATACCATTCGCATCTATATCAAATGTTACTTCAATCTGCGGTATACCTCTAGGCGCAGGCGGTAAACCATCCAAATTGAAGATTCCCAAACTCTTATTGTCTTTTGCCATAGAACGGTCTCCCTGTAAAACATGCACCTGTACACCGGGTTGGTTGTCAGAGGCCGTCGAAAATACTTCAGATTTCTTAGCTGGAATAGTCGTATTCGCAGGAATAAGCGTTGTTGCTACTCCACCCATGGTTTCGATTCCCAAGGCAAGTGGTGTTACATCCAAAAGGACAACACCCTTAACATCTCCACTTAATATAGCACCTTGAATAGCCGCTCCAATCGCAACCACCTCATCAGGATTGACTCCTTTATTAGGCTTTTTTCCAAAGAACTTTTCTACAATCTCCTGAACCTTTGGAATACGGGTACTTCCACCAACAAGGATAACCTCATCTATATCCTTGGGCGTTAATCCTGCATCTTTCAAAGCGGTCTCACAAGGTTTTAGACAACGTTCAAATAGTGATTCCGTTATTGACTCAAATTTTGCCCGCGTTAGCTTTTTCACCAAATGTTTCGGTACCCCATCAACTGCAGTGACATAAGGTAGATTGATTTCTGTAGAACTCGATGCAGATAATTCTATTTTGGCTTTCTCTACCGCTTCTTTTAGACGTTGTAGCGCCATCGGGTCTTTACGCAGATCAATGTTTTCATCTTTCTTAAACTCATCCGCTAACCAATCTACCACAAGCCTGTCAAAATCATCTCCCCCCAGATGTGTGTCACCATTGGTTGATTTTACCTCAAATACACCATCGCCCAATTCCA
The window above is part of the Sphingobacterium sp. ML3W genome. Proteins encoded here:
- a CDS encoding AraC family transcriptional regulator; amino-acid sequence: MKDKQITKDLDWESSVKDDITYLPLLGASENSNFWAPDSYVFLFFEECRGWHSIDLVEYEDKDNQVHISFPGQIHSWKTEAESKGHKLILSKNFVETRLIKSVFTTLYLNNCPVIDMPKDIAEKVFFELTMIGQDIGKVTHHIVSLRVQLVLTLIGDLIENELDNDIHSGDRASWIVSKFLKLLEIHFREEKTVAFYAKSLGIAPDYLSVLVRRKLNKTPKDLITKRVSLEGQRLLLGSALSIKEISYTLGFPTLGAFSTFMKINSGMSPKMLREELYESTSSYQ
- a CDS encoding helix-turn-helix domain-containing protein: MDNQKINVIYQEVIYAKEFSCFSDSSLAIVIIDICSHGECIAENKIYALTSKQLFIYYPSREYKWNLPAGASGRTLILDDSVLWGFSKLKQNFSFLHHCETILLNDEIYHKLSADFNAIRSEITSEVIFPEIIDARARLMALMINLFLKEKYGLSGQSVQNDIGFRFLTLVEQNYKMEKRVAFYAGKLCITPNYLGTICRKQYQVSPLDVIYQKIISEAKKLLGRSTYTIKEISFELGFKSFSHFTFFFRRYTGMTPGAFRSNL
- a CDS encoding DUF5856 family protein, yielding MANLKSNKEGTSLFLGDLISFRNALKLIHWSITGKGSYEAHISLDQAIESLIEATDRLVETSFALEGNLEITIPKTERPKDYVLYIENFYKDVELRRKKLFPESFSQSIVDDIQESVQQLLFRLKRLE
- the dnaK gene encoding molecular chaperone DnaK, translated to MGKIIGIDLGTTNSCVAVMEGHEPTVIANDEGHRTTPSVVAFLKDGERRVGDPAKRQAITNPQNTISSVKRFMGRKFDEVQGEISHVSYKVVRGNNDTVRIDIEGRQYTPQEISAILLQKIKKIAEDYIGQSVTEAVITVPAYFNDAQRQATKEAGEIAGLKVSRIVNEPTAAALAYGLDKSDKAHKIAVFDLGGGTFDISLLELGDGVFEVKSTNGDTHLGGDDFDRLVVDWLADEFKKDENIDLRKDPMALQRLKEAVEKAKIELSASSSTEINLPYVTAVDGVPKHLVKKLTRAKFESITESLFERCLKPCETALKDAGLTPKDIDEVILVGGSTRIPKVQEIVEKFFGKKPNKGVNPDEVVAIGAAIQGAILSGDVKGVVLLDVTPLALGIETMGGVATTLIPANTTIPAKKSEVFSTASDNQPGVQVHVLQGDRSMAKDNKSLGIFNLDGLPPAPRGIPQIEVTFDIDANGILNVSAKDKGTGKEQTIRIEAGSGLSKEEVEKMKADAKANEVADKAAKEKVEALNHADGLLFQSEKQLREYGDKISDENKKAIEGAISALKYAQDEGDIAGIEKASADLSMAWNSASEDMYGKGSQQTSAGAEVQNSSDDDVTDVPYEEV